A genomic window from Solanum dulcamara chromosome 11, daSolDulc1.2, whole genome shotgun sequence includes:
- the LOC129872085 gene encoding serine/threonine-protein kinase BLUS1 → MMEQLSEKKFPVNAKDYNLYEEVGDGVSATVYRALCIPLNEIVAIKVLDLEKCNNDLDGIRREVQTMILIDHPNVLRAHCSFTAGHSLWVVMPFMAGGSCLHIMKSSYPDGFEEPVIATLLREVLKALVYLHFHGHIHRDVKAGNILIDSNGTIKLADFGVAACMFDTGDRQRSRNTFVGTPCWMAPEVMQQLHGYDFKADIWSFGITALELAHGHAPFSKYPPMKVLLMTLQNAPPGLDYERDKRFSKSFKEMVAACLVKDPKKRPSSEKLLKHPFFKQSRGSDYLARTILDGLPPLGDRFRMLKAKEADYLLQNQAMYEDKDHLSQQEYIRGISAWNFNLEDLKNQAALLPDYDEIPDAEDSSIRGKLREGNGDVGSVAERHNQSSVLSHEDELNDDHDLDGSLAAFPIKPLQALKGCFDMCEDDITASSPSWEDAMRSESNQQNDMLSLAKVEDQDGGKDDGENLRQSSSLPRSVIPGHKKFFSGSLLQDNALSPKKVVTDGEREYQHPKYQSERNHSGPLQYRHKKDLGEDSSEGAVVQRKGRFQVTSADLSPKEPTSYFFNPVQGGSTSPSNIGLTAASVLPTLQCILQQNTLQREELVKLIKFAERGSVNPTDLAEAGTGDLPQTPATSVRERELQSMVIQLQQSIGSLVEELQRQKVKNVQLEKKLNR, encoded by the exons ATGATGGAACAGCTATCAGAGAAAAAGTTCCCTGTCAACGCAaaagattataatttatatgaGGAAGTTGGAGACGGTGTCAGTGCAACTGTGTATCGGGCTCTGTGTATTCCGCTTAATGAGATTGTTGCAATCAAGGTTCTAGATTTGGAGAAGTGCAATAATGACCTG GATGGAATCCGGAGAGAGGTGCAGACCATGATTTTGATTGATCATCCAAATGTACTGCGTGCACACTGCTCATTCACTGCAGGTCACAGCCTTTGGGTTGTCATGCCATTCATGGCTGGTGGATCTTGCCTTCATATCATGAAATCTTCTTATCCTGATGGTTTTGAAGAGCCTGTAATTGCTACATTATTGCGCGAGGTCCTCAAAGCCCTTGTGTATCTTCATTTCCATGGACACATCCATAGAGATGTAAAG GCTGGGAACATTTTGATTGATTCAAATGGTACTATTAAATTGGCAGATTTTGGAGTTGCTGCTTGCATGTTTGATACTGGTGATAGGCAGCGTTCAAGAAATACTTTTGTTGGAACTCCATGCTG GATGGCTCCCGAAGTGATGCAACAACTGCATGGATATGATTTTAA AGCAGATATATGGTCGTTTGGAATAACAGCCCTTGAACTTGCTCATGGCCATGCTCCATTCTCCAAGTACCCACCCATGAAG GTTCTGCTGATGACCCTACAGAATGCACCTCCAGGTCTTGACTATGAACGGGACAAGAGATTCTCTAAG TCTTTTAAAGAAATGGTTGCGGCTTGCTTAGTTAAAGATCCAAAGAAGCGTCCGTCTTCTGAGAAGCTTTTGAAGCACCCTTTCTTTAAACAATCACGAGGAAGTGATTATTTGGCACGTACAATCCTTGATGGCCTCCCACCTCTAGGTGATCGTTTTAGGATGCTTAAG GCGAAAGAAGCAGATTATCTTTTACAGAACCAGGCAATGTATGAGGACAAGGACCATTTATCACAG CAAGAATACATTCGTGGTATCAGTGCTTGGAATTTCAACCTGGAGGATCTGAAGAACCAAGCTGCCCTT CTTCCGGATTATGACGAAATTCCAGATGCTGAAGATTCAAGTATTAGGGGGAAGCTAAGGGAGGGGAATGGTGACGTTGGTTCTGTAGCAGAAAGGCATAATCAGTCGAGTGTCCTATCTCACGAG GATGAGCTGAATGACGATCATGATTTGGACGGTTCACTTGCTGCATTTCCTATTAAGCCTCTTCAAGCACTCAA GGGATGTTTTGATATGTGTGAAGATGACATAACTGCTAGTAGTCCAAGTTGGGAAGATGCTATGCGATCAGAGTCTAACCAGCAGAATGATATGCTGTCACTAGCAAAAGTTGAGGACCAAGATGGTGGAAAAGATGATGGTGAGAATCTGCGACAGAGTAGCTCCTTGCCACGTTCTGTTATTCCAGGGCATAAAAAGTTTTTTAGTGGTTCACTGCTACAGGATAACGCTCTTTCACCCAAAAAAGTTGTTACTGATGGAGAGAg GGAATATCAACATCCAAAGTACCAGTCTGAACGAAACCATAGCGGCCCATTGCAGTATCGACATAAAAAAGATTTAG GAGAAGATTCATCAGAAGGAGCTGTTGTCCAACGCAAGGGACGTTTTCAAGTCACATCAGCAGATCTAAGTCCCAAG GAACCTACAAGCTATTTCTTTAACCCAGTTCAGGGAGGTTCTACTAGTCCAAGCAATATAGGCCTAACAGCTGCTTCAGTTCTTCCAACATTGCAATGCATTCTACAGCAGAATACTTTGCAGAGG GAGGAATTAGTGAAGCTGATCAAGTTCGCGGAGCGAGGATCTG TCAACCCTACAGACTTGGCTGAAGCTGGGACCGGTGATCTTCCGCAG ACGCCTGCTACTTCTGTTAGGGAGAGAGAACTGCAATCAATGGTCATTCAATTGCAACAAAG CATTGGAAGTCTTGTGGAAGAGTTGCAGAGACAAAAGGTGAAAAATGTTCAG TTGGAAAAGAAATTGAATCGCTGA
- the LOC129875169 gene encoding uncharacterized protein LOC129875169 has protein sequence MDIPVQQKKLLLDIKGNKTDIVICAYDDHFLVIATQIGSMGTILQARNEEGVSIHPTFSVSVLLGKRNEPMLVACARQIIEHISNAGSSRSLVLCLGLRDHSLPTLKGIVSAVTENCLW, from the exons ATGGACATCCCAGTCCAGCAGAAGAAGCTTTTACTCGATATTAAG GGAAATAAAACAGATATAGTAATATGTGCCTATGATGATCATTTTCTG GTTATAGCTACTCAAATAGGAAGCATGGGTACAATATTGCAGGCCAG GAATGAGGAAGGGGTGTCGATCCATCCAACATTTAGTGTTTCTGTATTACTGGGTAAACGCAATGAg CCCATGCTGGTTGCATGTGCTCGGCAGATTATTGAACATATAAG TAACGCCGGATCTTCTAGGTCTTTGGTTTTATGTCTTGGTCTACGAGACCATTCTCTG CCCACTTTGAAGGGTATCGTTTCGGCTGTCACTGAGAACTGCCTTTGGTGA